Within the Amaranthus tricolor cultivar Red isolate AtriRed21 chromosome 15, ASM2621246v1, whole genome shotgun sequence genome, the region CGATTAGTTTCGTTGCATTTTGGCTCACAGTTTCGTTCTGCTCAAAGTCGCCACTCTATCGTAGACGGCCTCCTTACACCAAGTAAGCCCTAAATGTCAATTTTATCGCATTCCattttaactaattaattattttcttatagCAAACCCTAAATCAAATTACTCAATAATTGTAATTTTGACTTATGTGTTATCTTCAGATGAATTTTTAATCAACAGCAATGAATTTAAGTTAATGCATTGATCGGTTTGTTTTAATTACAAGGTTATTTGGAAAGTAGCCATTGTCGTTGGTATGGCGGAAGACGCTATTTTGGGATATTTGGAGAAGAATGAAGAAATTCCGGATTCTGGAAGTTTTGCTGCGGAAGTTGGAATTGACCATGACGAAATAGTCAATGTCACTAAAAGTCTCAACGGTTATGGACTTGTTGTTGCTCAGGTTTtatttcttcctcttttgttgTACTGAATGGTGGATTAGTGAATTGAATTTTAGTGATCTGGCTAGTTTCTTATAGCTGATTAATTATGATAATTGGAATTTTTTTGGAAGGGAGCCTATTCAAATTCCTTCATTGATAGAAAAATTTGAATTGAGGAGTTACTTTAccagttaaaacttaaaaaccagcTTAGGACCCTTTGTCGCCACCTTACTAAAACTGAAGCATAGGGGAGCTTATTGGAATTGAGCTAAATTGAGCTAAACTATTTAGAATTGAACCGATTAGATATTAGGAGTATCCAGAAAAAACTAATGACATAGGTATAGTGAAGTATATTAACGATAAGGATAAGAACATTCTATTTCATGCAAgtaaaaacaataattcaattggAGCTCATGAAGAAGAGATTAAgaaagataatttttttattgaactcACAAGAATTGCTCTGTGAGATCAAAGTAAAAATGGcactaaaaaattaaagttcTGTTGAGGCTGAAAGGTGTGTataatgtagaatgaaagtTCTGTGTAATTTGAGGAAAAAAATGCAATTCTTTTGGGAGTTTAGAGGCATTTCAATTTACATACTATGACGCTAATTGACAAAAGAAATTTAGTGTATCTCTGTGCTTTAATTtggtaataaaatatttattgtcAGCGTTAGCATCAGCCTGTCTGATTCCGTTTAATGAACATGTGTGCGGAGCTCGAGTGTTGATCGCAAAATCTGTCacattaattattaacttaattaaaaaagaGAATGTagtaagaaattttttttaggaCTTACCGTATTCAGCCAGTATATGTTCAACAATTTTGCAGGATATCAAGAGGGAAAAATGGGTACTCACTGATGAAGGAAAACTCTATGCTGATGCAGGCTCTCCTGAAAGTCAATTATTCTCTGCCATACCACCAGAGGGTATCTCACCAGATGAACTTCAGGTTAGCAGCTACTTCTTGCAGTACTTTTGGTACTTTTGGCCAAAAGAGTATTTTTTATTACGATTTTGAAGTGAGTTTCATGTTGGATGCAGAAAAGGGTGGATCCTGCTATTTTCAAGGTTGGGTTTGCGCAGGCTATGAAGAATAAGTGGGTAGAGAGAGGAAAGCAATTAATATCTAGAAAGGTAAAAAGTGTTAACTTAATGTTTGGTAATCAGTATCTAGTATTTACTCAACTCTGCTTCTTTTTGCTATGAATTCAGGTTTGCAACATTCTTGTAGTTCTGAACTTTaatgttttgtttgttttgtatactccgtttgtttgtttttattttattttctcaaCTTCTTTGTCtttgtttgtcttttttttttttggtttcctTCTTGTGTAGAGGGAAGATGCTTTGCAAATTAAGAATGATCTTTTGGTTAGTCTTAAAAATTGTAGGAATTGATTAGTTAAGATGTGGGTTTGCTGTGACATTAGTAATGTAGTGTATTAGTCCTTATTGCAAGGGAaggtaaaggaaaaaaaatgcaTATACAGCTATGTATTCTGTTCTCGTCTCTTTTCTTGCACTTCATGTTGTAATATGCTTGTTAGTACTTGATTTACTATTGTTAACTCTCAATGAGCAATAAGATTGAACATATGATTTCTCCGTTTTACATGTGTTCTTAAACCTTGAAAAATATTCTGCATTGAGAAGTCAACCCACCcacattttttaaattcaaGAAGGTGCGAAAATTGTGTAAAACTTTTCATCAATGGTAAAAAATTGTTGATATGGTTACTTGAGATGGAGTGTAAAAACAATTGCCATCTTAAAAACCAAAACCGACTCACCTGAAAACAAACCTTTACTAAGTGTTCTTATCATGCTGAGACAGAGGCACACTTCATCATGGTGTCATAATATTCTAGAATTGGGATTTATATGCATTTTTGGTGATGTTTATGTAGTTTGTTTCATGAATCTTACTTTTGTTTTCTATTGTAGATTCAACATGTTCATGACAAGGTCAAGGAGTTTCTTGTACGGATACAAGCTGGGGAGGTGAGATAGCATCTTTATGTTGTCAATCGCTAATGCTTTATGTGATGTGGTCATAGCCTTGGAACTTGGAAGTAGCAAATAGAACGATTACAATCTGtgcatattttaatttttttatgatggtGCTTCTCATTTATGTGAGGCGACGATCTCACAATCATGGGTCAATTTGAAGTAAcctttttattattacaaaggaCAAGTTCGCGCAGTTTGCACATGTGACCCCCGCCCCCCAATACTGCAAAACAAAGGCTGCGTTAGCGGATTTtaaagattttcaaatttacCGAACCGATCTGCGTCGTCAATGTATGCCGGTTCAAGGGCTATCTCATGATTTTGGCCGATATTTGGCAGTATGACATTCGCATCACTCACGCCACAACTTCACTGTGTTAGTCCTACAACTGTAATCGTGACCATTACCTTATTTTTGCACAATCCTTTCACCCCCTAGAACTCACTTAGGCCGGAGCTACCTTGTGACATTGAGGTAATGCAATGTTGGACGACCATTTCAATTCCTTACTCCTTTAAGTTTGGTTCTTTTGTTTATACTTTTAGATATTCTTTAATTGGAACATCTACATGATCCACTTGTTCcattaatttcttttgttgaattTCTTTGCAGGTTATTTACTAGTTGATGGGGGTTagtgtaaattatttttttgacatgTCTAGGGACTATAGACCTTACCCAGTGTAATTCATCATAGATTGTTGTTTATTGCGATGATAATGGTATATTTTCTACTTAATCTGCTAGCTTTGTGCTTGTTTGGCTTTGATGATCTGTATCTTTTTCTCTTTCTATCTTTAGGGCTTGAAGGAAATTTATGTTACATCTTTCGAGTTGATTTAACTGTTAACTTTCTTGTTTGTAGTTGGTTGAGCGTGAGGAAATTGACGCGCTTAAACGGAGAAAGCTTATCATATCTCAGTAGGGATTGCTCGCTTGCACTTTGTTTTACTTTGACATTATTTAAATGGACATTTAGTATAAGAACATTATGGTAATTATTTTGCTTAATTGTCCATGATGTAAACATATCTATTTTATCTCTTTCTAGGACATGGAAGGGATATTCAATTAGAAAGGGTCCAAACTATGCTCCTAAAAGAAAGAAAGCAGCAACAGATCTGACTCGAGAACATTTGCAAAGGTATTTCAGTCCTATGTTCTACCATAAGAAAGTGTGTTTTTTGCATGTGTATATCTGTGGGTAATGTGTATGGATGTTTATGTGATGTTGCATACATAGAGCACGTAATCAATTTTTCCCTCTAGTAAAGGTTTGATATAGGATAGTAAAAAGGGACATCTTCTGAAGTCTTTTTACGTGTATAAGTTATGTTTAGAATAATAGTGTGGTTCTTGATGGAAAATTTTCTCttgaatatttattttctctGTCTATGAGCAGAACAGTATATATTGCTATATTTCAGCAGGGCGTTGATGCTAGATCTGCAAGATTATATTgaaatttctttattatttaagCAGGGCATTGATGCCATATATTTGCAACATCTTGATCTCTCTAGTAGATAGTTGCTGGATGGTCAAATTATTTGATGAGTTTTGAGTGATGTTTGTATTATGTTTTGTGGATTGTGATCCCTTCCCATTTTTGGTACTGGTTCCCTCCTGTAAATTGTGGCATATTTCTCATTACTTTACTTGCCTTGATTTTCTGTATCTTTAGTTTTTGTGAGTCGACTTCATTTAACCAATTGACATGGTAGAAGACTTGGCCTCCATAGCCTATGTTTGAATTACTAATGTTGGCATTTTGTTTATAGTGGCGCATGGAAAGATTTGGAACTCAAAGAATACAACTTCAATGCCAAGGGTCTGCCGCCTGAGGGTGGTCATTTGCATCCCTTACTCAAGGTTAGGCTGTTGATTTCATCTGTCTGAACTCTGTTGTGCATATTTAATTGACAGCATCTCTATCTTTTTACAATTCTGCAGAGCATTGTTACTTATATTGAATTCAACTTAGAGAACTGAAGAATAATAATTGCATATTGATTGAggctgtttttttttaaaattgtttattgATTGTGTCAATAGTTATGCTCTTGTATCTTGTAAATGACTTTGAGATGCGTGAAAAggagcaaaaaaaatcaaaggaactataattttttctattgGAGTAAAAGCAAAGGAACAGGAAAATACATTTCTCATATCAGTTGATAAGTTATTGTTTAACTAGTTAGAGAAACTTGAAGGTTCCTGTGCAAAGTATGCAACATAGTGTATGATCTGTTTCTTCAGTGTTATTACAGGCAACAACTGATTGCTTTAGCGAGTTGGATGTGTGCTTATACtaagttaaatttttttggcTTAACGTTTTCCTATAAGATTCTCATTTAGTCATTGTTAActattaatatatacttttcatCCTCATCTTGTTGAAGTGTTGAACTGTTACCGAGGAATCTTAATTTGAATTACTTTTGTTATCGTTCTTTGTTCAGGTTCGACAacaattgaaaaatattttccttCAGATGgggtaagattttttttatctcttaTTTAGTagtgttgtttttgtttgttctgTTTTTAATGACTGGTTTTATACTGTATCTTAGTTGAAATTTTCTCGGCTCCtttaatttgtcttttttcGGGTGCAGCTTTGAGGAGATGCCtacaaacaattttgttgaaAGCAggtattttgttttttcatttggttTGTGCTATAGTTTTTGTCTTGCTGGTAACTATAATATGGTCCCTCAAATATTTATTATGTTATAGTAAGTAAAATTTAGACTTTTGCATTTGAAGAAAGGCTTTCAGACCTGCCATGTCTAATTCTATAGTTATTCTGAACTTACCATAAGGCACTGTTAATTCATTACTGATAAGTCCCCTATTTTATAGTATGTTTCCATATGTTCAAATACAAGCACCATGGTTTATGACTTCCATCTCCTATTTTCACAAAGATGAAGGTCATCTAATCTCTGTGGGATAGTGAGTTGCATATATGTACTTGCAGGACTCTCAAATGGAGACTAGCATTTAATAAATAGTTCAAGTTGCCCTTTTGGTTTACATCCAGATGTGAAGTATACACATTAAGGAGTGGCCTGTTAAATATTGTTTCTATTGAAAGAAAACTTCAACAATCCATGGTTGGGAAACGAAATTTTTTAATGAACTCTAATTTGTTTGGGGCATTTGCTTCTTTTTACTTGGTGTAGTGAATGACATATACTCACCTTTGTAGTTGATTGTTGGACATATTGAAGATTTTTTACCTAAACCGAGTGGTGCACAGATGGATGAATTTGCTTCATAGTACTAGTTATCATTCCACAAAACAAACACATCTGATGTTAAGATTTCTATGTTTGGAAGTCATTTATCATCACGGGAGTTTGATGAGTGATTTAGGCTATCTTCTTTTTATATGTTCACTTATTTTAGGGAAATAAATTTCAGTTAAGAAAAGTTATAAGCTTAAATtagatttgttaaagaaaattataagaTGTGGAATTTATTTAAATGGAACACACCCTTTGAGATATTCGCATGCTCATCCATAGTCCATACAACTCTCGTCATGAAGCTTCCCGAAAAGATTGTATGATGGTTTTTTCGTTTTGAATGTGGGTGTGAAAGACAATGATTGCAGAACATGGGAATTGGTCCTGTCGTATGGGGATAGcccaaaatagaaaatgaggcTTTTGTTTAGGGATGGGAGAGTATCCCATTAAAAATTGTGCTTCTTGAAGATTGGGTGAGTTTTGGATTTACCGCAATTATGGTCAACTTTGATGATTTGTGTTTTTGAAATTGATGAGTGGATATCCAGGACTTTAGCTTAGTTTCAAAAATTGAACCTTAGGCGCGCGTTCAAGACACACCATATCATAAAAACTATCTTAATAGGCTTAGCGAGGTATGAAAGG harbors:
- the LOC130801205 gene encoding phenylalanine--tRNA ligase alpha subunit, cytoplasmic-like; protein product: MAEDAILGYLEKNEEIPDSGSFAAEVGIDHDEIVNVTKSLNGYGLVVAQDIKREKWVLTDEGKLYADAGSPESQLFSAIPPEGISPDELQKRVDPAIFKVGFAQAMKNKWVERGKQLISRKIQHVHDKVKEFLVRIQAGELVEREEIDALKRRKLIISQTWKGYSIRKGPNYAPKRKKAATDLTREHLQSGAWKDLELKEYNFNAKGLPPEGGHLHPLLKVRQQLKNIFLQMGFEEMPTNNFVESSFWNFDALFQPQQHPARDSHDTFFLQAPSTTNWLPEDYVERVKCVHESGGYGSRGYGYDWKREEANKNLLRTHTTAVSSRMLYKLAQKPFTPKKYFSIDRVFRNEAVDRTHLAEFHQIEGLICDRGLTLGDLIGVLYDFFSRLGMTKLRFKPAYNPYTEPSMEIFSYHEGFGKWVEIGNSGMFRPEMLLPMGLPDDVRVVAWGLSLERPTMILYGIDNIRDLFGHKVDLGLMKKNPICRLGLE